The following coding sequences are from one Lolium rigidum isolate FL_2022 chromosome 6, APGP_CSIRO_Lrig_0.1, whole genome shotgun sequence window:
- the LOC124666327 gene encoding peroxidase 72-like isoform X2: MGCLVLLCLVSPLLLAGAARGNPWYGGLFPQFYDHSCPQAKEIVHSIVAQAVARETRMAASLVRLHFHDCFVKGCDASVLLDNSTNIVSEKGSNPNKNSIRGFEVVDQIKAALEAACPGTVSCADILALAARDSTILVGGPYWDVPLGRRDSLGASIQGSNNDIPAPNNTLPTIITKFKRLGLNLVDVVALSGGHTIGLSRCTSFRQRLYNQSGNGLADSTLDVSYAAQLRQGCPRSGGDNNLFPLDVVTSTKFDNFYFKNILAGRGLLSSDEVLLTKSAETAALVKAYANDVHLFFQHFAQSMVNMGNISPLTGSHGEIRKNCRRLNNYYH, from the exons ATGGGGTG CCTGGTTTTGCTCTGCCTCGTTTCTCCCTTGCTCCTCGCTGGCGCCGCCCGCGGCAACCCGTGGTACGGTGGCCTGTTCCCGCAGTTCTACGACCACTCTTGTCCCCAGGCAAAGGAGATTGTGCACTCCATCGTGGCGCAGGCCGTCGCCAGGGAGACCAGGATGGCGGCGTCCCTCGTCAGGCTGCATTTCCATGACTGCTTCGTCAAG GGGTGTGATGCATCTGTGCTGCTCGACAACAGCACAAACATTGTGAGTGAAAAGGGATCCAATCCCAACAAGAATTCCATCAGGGGATTCGAGGTCGTCGACCAGATCAAGGCTGCACTCGAGGCTGCCTGCCCTGGCACCGTCTCCTGTGCCGACATCCTCGCCCTGGCCGCTCGTGACTCCACAATTCTT GTTGGTGGCCCTTACTGGGATGTACCACTCGGGCGGAGGGACTCTCTGGGTGCCAGCATCCAGGGCTCCAACAACGACATCCCTGCACCCAACAACaccctccccaccatcatcaccaaATTCAAGCGCCTCGGCCTCAACCTCGTCGATGTTGTTGCCCTCTCTG GTGGTCACACCATCGGCCTGTCCCGCTGCACCAGCTTCAGACAGAGGTTGTACAACCAGTCGGGCAACGGCCTCGCCGATAGCACGCTGGACGTGTCCTACGCGGCACAGCTCAGGCAGGGCTGCCCACGCTCCGGCGGCGACAACAACCTCTTCCCGCTGGATGTGGTCACCTCGACCAAGTTCGACAACTTCTACTTCAAGAACATCTTGGCTGGCAGAGGCCTTCTCAGCTCCGACGAGGTCCTCCTCACCAAGAGCGCAGAGACGGCGGCGTTGGTCAAGGCGTACGCAAATGATGTGCATCTTTTCTTCCAGCACTTCGCGCAGTCGATGGTGAACATGGGCAACATCTCGCCTCTCACTGGGTCGCACGGGGAGATTAGGAAGAACTGCAGAAGGCTCAACAACTACTACCACTGA
- the LOC124666327 gene encoding peroxidase 49-like isoform X1 — MATSMVSLVLLCLVSPLLLAGAARGNPWYGGLFPQFYDHSCPQAKEIVHSIVAQAVARETRMAASLVRLHFHDCFVKGCDASVLLDNSTNIVSEKGSNPNKNSIRGFEVVDQIKAALEAACPGTVSCADILALAARDSTILVGGPYWDVPLGRRDSLGASIQGSNNDIPAPNNTLPTIITKFKRLGLNLVDVVALSGGHTIGLSRCTSFRQRLYNQSGNGLADSTLDVSYAAQLRQGCPRSGGDNNLFPLDVVTSTKFDNFYFKNILAGRGLLSSDEVLLTKSAETAALVKAYANDVHLFFQHFAQSMVNMGNISPLTGSHGEIRKNCRRLNNYYH, encoded by the exons ATGGCGACTTCCATGGTTAGCCTGGTTTTGCTCTGCCTCGTTTCTCCCTTGCTCCTCGCTGGCGCCGCCCGCGGCAACCCGTGGTACGGTGGCCTGTTCCCGCAGTTCTACGACCACTCTTGTCCCCAGGCAAAGGAGATTGTGCACTCCATCGTGGCGCAGGCCGTCGCCAGGGAGACCAGGATGGCGGCGTCCCTCGTCAGGCTGCATTTCCATGACTGCTTCGTCAAG GGGTGTGATGCATCTGTGCTGCTCGACAACAGCACAAACATTGTGAGTGAAAAGGGATCCAATCCCAACAAGAATTCCATCAGGGGATTCGAGGTCGTCGACCAGATCAAGGCTGCACTCGAGGCTGCCTGCCCTGGCACCGTCTCCTGTGCCGACATCCTCGCCCTGGCCGCTCGTGACTCCACAATTCTT GTTGGTGGCCCTTACTGGGATGTACCACTCGGGCGGAGGGACTCTCTGGGTGCCAGCATCCAGGGCTCCAACAACGACATCCCTGCACCCAACAACaccctccccaccatcatcaccaaATTCAAGCGCCTCGGCCTCAACCTCGTCGATGTTGTTGCCCTCTCTG GTGGTCACACCATCGGCCTGTCCCGCTGCACCAGCTTCAGACAGAGGTTGTACAACCAGTCGGGCAACGGCCTCGCCGATAGCACGCTGGACGTGTCCTACGCGGCACAGCTCAGGCAGGGCTGCCCACGCTCCGGCGGCGACAACAACCTCTTCCCGCTGGATGTGGTCACCTCGACCAAGTTCGACAACTTCTACTTCAAGAACATCTTGGCTGGCAGAGGCCTTCTCAGCTCCGACGAGGTCCTCCTCACCAAGAGCGCAGAGACGGCGGCGTTGGTCAAGGCGTACGCAAATGATGTGCATCTTTTCTTCCAGCACTTCGCGCAGTCGATGGTGAACATGGGCAACATCTCGCCTCTCACTGGGTCGCACGGGGAGATTAGGAAGAACTGCAGAAGGCTCAACAACTACTACCACTGA